The Gavia stellata isolate bGavSte3 chromosome 1, bGavSte3.hap2, whole genome shotgun sequence genome has a segment encoding these proteins:
- the RAB9A gene encoding ras-related protein Rab-9A, which produces MAAKSSLLKVILLGDGGVGKSSLMNRYVTNKFDAQLFHTIGVEFLNKELEVDGHFVTMQIWDTAGQERFRSLRTPFYRGSDCCLLTFSVDDSQSFQNLSNWKKEFIYYADVKEPESFPFVILGNKVDIDERQVSTEEAQDWCRNNGNHPYFETSAKDATNVAAAFEEAVRRVLASEDRSDHFIQTDTVNLHRKPKPSSSCC; this is translated from the coding sequence ATGGCAGCAAAATCATCACTCCTTAAAGTAATACTGCTAGGAGATGGTGGAGTTGGGAAGAGTTCCCTTATGAACAGATACGTCACAAACAAGTTTGATGCACAGCTGTTTCATACAATAGGTGTGGAATTCTTAAATAAGGAGTTGGAAGTCGATGGACATTTTGTTACAATGCAAATATGGGACACAGCAGGTCAGGAACGTTTTAGGAGCTTGCGGACTCCTTTCTATAGAGGTTCTGACTGTTGCCTGCTAACCTTCAGCGTGGATGACTCTCAAAGCTTCCAAAACTTAAGCAACTGGAAGAAAGAATTCATTTATTATGCAGATGTCAAGGAGCCTGAAAGTTTTCCGTTTGTGATACTGGGTAACAAAGTTGATATTGATGAAAGGCAAGTGTCTACAGAAGAAGCCCAAGACTGGTGCAGGAATAATGGCAACCATCCCTATTTTGAAACCAGCGCAAAAGATGCCACTAATGTTGCAGCAGCCTTTGAAGAAGCAGTTAGAAGAGTTCTAGCCTCTGAAGACAGATCGGATCACTTTATTCAAACAGATACTGTAAATCTTCATCGGAAACCGAAACCCAGTTCATCTTGTTgttga